From one Acidobacteriota bacterium genomic stretch:
- a CDS encoding PfaD family polyunsaturated fatty acid/polyketide biosynthesis protein gives MPDLLKSAVEAPRAPVWLSQDGAGVLSISAVGDAPPQSGSLSRLPPVYPEWLGDRALLDQHPARFCYAVGEMARGIATPRMVVEAVRAGCIGFYGSAGLPIAEIRQGIGEIRSGIGAGDQAWGANLIHSPQEPGQEAAIVDLFLAEGVRRVSASAFMRLTPDVVRYTAIGLTRGADGAVKRSNHLFAKVSRAEVAEPFMAPAPEKILRELVAAGKITEAQADIASQVPVAAEITAESDSGGHTDNRAAAPLFNSISAARTRAAARHGFDENAIRIGLAGGIATPAGVAAAFQMGAAYVLTGSVNQSAVESGLSEAGRKLLAKAGPADVAMAPAADMFEQGVEVQVLKRGTLFAMRGRKFHGFYRSGQSYETLGETDRKWIDDVLGEPFEAAWSETKSYIQRVNPAEARKAETDGNKRLALVARRYLFQGAQWAREGEPKRTADYQIWCGPAMGAFNEWVAGTPLEPVENRSVRQIALNLLEGAARITRAAQLRSFGIAVPAQYFSYTPRLFG, from the coding sequence GTGCCGGATCTTTTGAAAAGCGCCGTCGAGGCGCCGCGCGCACCGGTGTGGCTTTCGCAGGATGGTGCGGGCGTCTTGTCGATCTCTGCTGTCGGCGATGCGCCGCCGCAATCCGGGTCCCTTTCCCGCTTGCCGCCCGTGTATCCCGAGTGGCTTGGCGACCGCGCGCTGCTCGACCAGCATCCGGCGAGATTCTGCTATGCAGTCGGAGAAATGGCGCGGGGTATCGCCACGCCGCGCATGGTGGTCGAAGCCGTGCGCGCGGGCTGTATCGGATTCTACGGCAGCGCCGGTCTTCCGATCGCCGAAATCCGCCAGGGCATCGGCGAGATCCGCAGTGGCATCGGTGCGGGCGACCAGGCCTGGGGCGCAAACCTCATCCATTCGCCGCAGGAACCCGGACAGGAAGCCGCAATCGTCGACCTGTTTCTGGCCGAAGGCGTGCGCCGGGTTTCAGCGTCCGCCTTCATGCGGCTTACGCCGGACGTGGTGCGCTACACGGCAATCGGTCTGACACGCGGCGCGGACGGAGCGGTCAAGCGCAGCAATCACTTGTTTGCAAAGGTATCGCGCGCCGAAGTCGCCGAGCCGTTCATGGCGCCGGCACCGGAGAAAATCCTTCGCGAGCTCGTCGCGGCCGGGAAGATCACCGAAGCGCAGGCAGATATCGCTTCGCAGGTGCCGGTCGCCGCCGAAATCACGGCGGAATCCGATTCCGGCGGCCATACCGACAATCGCGCCGCCGCGCCGCTCTTCAATTCGATCAGCGCAGCGCGTACGCGCGCTGCCGCCCGCCATGGCTTCGACGAGAACGCAATCCGTATCGGGCTCGCTGGCGGCATCGCCACGCCGGCAGGGGTCGCCGCGGCGTTCCAGATGGGCGCCGCGTATGTGTTGACCGGTTCGGTAAACCAGAGCGCCGTGGAGTCCGGATTGTCAGAGGCGGGTCGCAAGCTGCTGGCCAAGGCTGGCCCGGCGGATGTCGCGATGGCGCCGGCGGCTGACATGTTCGAGCAAGGCGTTGAAGTCCAGGTGCTGAAACGTGGTACCCTGTTCGCCATGCGTGGACGCAAGTTCCACGGATTTTATCGTAGCGGCCAAAGCTACGAAACGCTGGGTGAGACTGACCGCAAGTGGATCGACGATGTGCTCGGCGAGCCATTTGAGGCAGCCTGGTCGGAAACGAAGAGCTATATCCAGCGGGTCAATCCGGCAGAGGCGCGCAAGGCTGAGACCGACGGCAACAAGCGGCTGGCTCTGGTGGCGAGGCGCTACCTCTTCCAGGGCGCGCAGTGGGCGCGCGAGGGCGAACCGAAGCGCACGGCGGACTACCAGATCTGGTGCGGCCCCGCGATGGGCGCGTTCAATGAATGGGTCGCCGGCACACCGCTCGAGCCGGTCGAAAACCGGTCCGTTCGCCAGATCGCCTTGAACCTGCTCGAAGGCGCAGCCCGGATCACGCGCGCCGCGCAGCTAAGATCCTTCGGAATTGCGGTTCCGGCTCAATACTTTTCCTACACTCCACGCCTATTCGGTTAG